One genomic segment of Macaca fascicularis isolate 582-1 chromosome 19, T2T-MFA8v1.1 includes these proteins:
- the LOC102146897 gene encoding zinc finger and SCAN domain-containing protein 5C isoform X1 translates to MAANCTSSWGLREPCNRPRSETPWSMASLGTQLGNHDVDPEISHVNFRMFTCPEESDPIQALRKLTELCHLWLRPDLHTKEQILDMLVMEQFMISMPQELQVLVKVNDVQSCKDLEDLLRNHRRPKKWFVVNLFGKEYLIQDSDVKMAEGPASVWDDPRDVSSQQASSVNQMRPWEGQAHRELQILPRVPARSRRQEEDFLLPETNVMKGDPKALSPKPTLKKDLEEDREEKPGLTSPEPQLPNGPTDLVRAKEEKESPKRASVENVDADTPFACVLEREASTHSRNRGEAPNLRGPKRSKPDATSISQEEPQGGATPVGNRESLGQAEINPVHSLDPAGLIIHPDGQGVKELLPFACEVCSKRFKYHSKLATHKKSHTGERPFQCNLCGKRFRQRIGLEFHQRTHTGERPYACDICWKQFTQKSYLKCHRRSHTGEKPFECKDCKKVFTYKANLKEHQRTHSGERPYICPKCSRAFGRPATLRRHQKTHPETTSQ, encoded by the exons ATGGCTGCAAATTGCACATCCTCATGGGGTCTGAGAGAACCCTGCAACAGACCTAGGTCAGAGACTCCATGGTCTATGGCATCCCTGGGAACTCAACTTGGAAATCACGACGTGGACCCTGAGATTTCTCACGTGAACTTCAGGATGTTCACCTGCCCGGAGGAGTCGGACCCCATCCAGGCTCTGAGGAAACTCACTGAGCTGTGCCATCTGTGGCTGAGGCCCGACCTCCACACCAAAGAGCAGATCCTGGACATGCTGGTGATGGAGCAGTTCATGATCTCCATGCCCCAGGAGCTCCAGGTCTTAGTCAAGGTGAACGACGTGCAGAGCTGCAAAGACCTGGAGGACCTGCTACGAAACCACAGAAGACCCAAGAAATGG TTTGTAGTCAACTTGTTCGGCAAGGAATATCTCATTCAGGACTCAGATGTCAAGATGGCTGAAGGCCCCGCCAGTGTCTGGGATGATCCGAGAGACGTGTCCAGCCAGCAGGCCTCCTCTGTGAACCAGATGCGTCCATGGGAAGGCCAGGCCCACCGAGAGCTGCAGATCCTGCCCAGGGTCCCTGCACGGTCCAGGAGGCAG GAAGAGGACTTCCTGCTTCCAGAGACTAACGTCATGAAAGGTGACCCAAAGGCTCTGAGCCCCAAGCCGACCTTGAAGAAGGACctggaggaagacagggaggagaAACCAGGACTTACATCCCCAGAGCCTCAGCTTCCAAATGGTCCTA CAGATCTGGTGAGagcaaaggaggagaaggaatcCCCAAAAAGAGCCTCTGTGGAAAATGTGGATGCCGATACACCTTTTGCCTGCGTTTTGGAGAGAGAAGCTTCGACTCACAGCAGGAACAGAGGAGAGGCTCCGAATCTCAGAGGCCCCAAAAGAAGCAAACCAGATGCCACCTCCATTTCCCAAGAAGAGCCTCAAGGAGGAGCCACACCTGTGGGCAACAGAGAATCCCTGGGACAAGCTGAGATCAATCCAGTTCATTCCCTGGACCCTGCGGGCCTGATCATTCACCCCGATGGCCAAGGAGTTAAGGAACTGCTGCCCTTTGCATGTGAGGTGTGCAGTAAGAGGTTTAAATATCACAGCAAGCTAGCCACCCACAAGAAATCACACACCGGAGAGAGACCCTTTCAATGTAATCTCTGTGGGAAGCGTTTCAGGCAGCGCATAGGCCTCGAATTTCACCAGCGAACCCACACCGGCGAGAGGCCCTACGCGTGTGACATCTGCTGGAAGCAGTTCACCCAGAAGTCCTACCTGAAGTGTCACAGGAGAAGCCACACAGGGGAGAAGCCCTTCGAATGTAAAGACTGCAAGAAAGTTTTCACCTACAAGGCGAATCTGAAGGAGCACCAGCGCACCCACTCCGGAGAGAGACCTTACATATGTCCCAAGTGTTCAAGAGCCTTCGGTCGGCCTGCAACCTTGAGACGCCACCAGAAAACACATCCGGAAACCACTTCACAGTGA
- the LOC102146897 gene encoding zinc finger and SCAN domain-containing protein 5C isoform X2, which yields MAANCTSSWGLREPCNRPRSETPWSMASLGTQLGNHDVDPEISHVNFRMFTCPEESDPIQALRKLTELCHLWLRPDLHTKEQILDMLVMEQFMISMPQELQVLVKVNDVQSCKDLEDLLRNHRRPKKWFVVNLFGKEYLIQDSDVKMAEGPASVWDDPRDVSSQQASSVNQMRPWEGQAHRELQILPRVPARSRRQEEDFLLPETNVMKGDPKALSPKPTLKKDLEEDREEKPGLTSPEPQLPNGPNLVRAKEEKESPKRASVENVDADTPFACVLEREASTHSRNRGEAPNLRGPKRSKPDATSISQEEPQGGATPVGNRESLGQAEINPVHSLDPAGLIIHPDGQGVKELLPFACEVCSKRFKYHSKLATHKKSHTGERPFQCNLCGKRFRQRIGLEFHQRTHTGERPYACDICWKQFTQKSYLKCHRRSHTGEKPFECKDCKKVFTYKANLKEHQRTHSGERPYICPKCSRAFGRPATLRRHQKTHPETTSQ from the exons ATGGCTGCAAATTGCACATCCTCATGGGGTCTGAGAGAACCCTGCAACAGACCTAGGTCAGAGACTCCATGGTCTATGGCATCCCTGGGAACTCAACTTGGAAATCACGACGTGGACCCTGAGATTTCTCACGTGAACTTCAGGATGTTCACCTGCCCGGAGGAGTCGGACCCCATCCAGGCTCTGAGGAAACTCACTGAGCTGTGCCATCTGTGGCTGAGGCCCGACCTCCACACCAAAGAGCAGATCCTGGACATGCTGGTGATGGAGCAGTTCATGATCTCCATGCCCCAGGAGCTCCAGGTCTTAGTCAAGGTGAACGACGTGCAGAGCTGCAAAGACCTGGAGGACCTGCTACGAAACCACAGAAGACCCAAGAAATGG TTTGTAGTCAACTTGTTCGGCAAGGAATATCTCATTCAGGACTCAGATGTCAAGATGGCTGAAGGCCCCGCCAGTGTCTGGGATGATCCGAGAGACGTGTCCAGCCAGCAGGCCTCCTCTGTGAACCAGATGCGTCCATGGGAAGGCCAGGCCCACCGAGAGCTGCAGATCCTGCCCAGGGTCCCTGCACGGTCCAGGAGGCAG GAAGAGGACTTCCTGCTTCCAGAGACTAACGTCATGAAAGGTGACCCAAAGGCTCTGAGCCCCAAGCCGACCTTGAAGAAGGACctggaggaagacagggaggagaAACCAGGACTTACATCCCCAGAGCCTCAGCTTCCAAATGGTCCTA ATCTGGTGAGagcaaaggaggagaaggaatcCCCAAAAAGAGCCTCTGTGGAAAATGTGGATGCCGATACACCTTTTGCCTGCGTTTTGGAGAGAGAAGCTTCGACTCACAGCAGGAACAGAGGAGAGGCTCCGAATCTCAGAGGCCCCAAAAGAAGCAAACCAGATGCCACCTCCATTTCCCAAGAAGAGCCTCAAGGAGGAGCCACACCTGTGGGCAACAGAGAATCCCTGGGACAAGCTGAGATCAATCCAGTTCATTCCCTGGACCCTGCGGGCCTGATCATTCACCCCGATGGCCAAGGAGTTAAGGAACTGCTGCCCTTTGCATGTGAGGTGTGCAGTAAGAGGTTTAAATATCACAGCAAGCTAGCCACCCACAAGAAATCACACACCGGAGAGAGACCCTTTCAATGTAATCTCTGTGGGAAGCGTTTCAGGCAGCGCATAGGCCTCGAATTTCACCAGCGAACCCACACCGGCGAGAGGCCCTACGCGTGTGACATCTGCTGGAAGCAGTTCACCCAGAAGTCCTACCTGAAGTGTCACAGGAGAAGCCACACAGGGGAGAAGCCCTTCGAATGTAAAGACTGCAAGAAAGTTTTCACCTACAAGGCGAATCTGAAGGAGCACCAGCGCACCCACTCCGGAGAGAGACCTTACATATGTCCCAAGTGTTCAAGAGCCTTCGGTCGGCCTGCAACCTTGAGACGCCACCAGAAAACACATCCGGAAACCACTTCACAGTGA
- the LOC102115098 gene encoding zinc finger and SCAN domain-containing protein 5A isoform X4 codes for MAANCTSSWRQREPCNRPGLELPRSMASSETQLGNHDMDPEISHVNFRMFTCPKESDPIQALRKLTELCHLWLRPDLHTKEQILDMLVMEQFMISMPQELQVLVMMNGVQSCKDLEDLLRNNRRPKKWSVVTFHGKEYIVQDSDVEMAEGPASVRDDPRDMSSQRASSVNQTHPGEGQARRELQTLPRVPALFRRQGEDYLLHKSIDVKGDPKSPGPKLTLEKDLKENREENPGLTSPEPQLPKRPNLVRAKEEKEPPKIAAVENVDADTPSACVVEREASTHSGNRGDTPNLRGPKRSKRDASSISQEEPQGGATPVGNRESPGQAGMNSIHSPGPASPVSHPDGQEAKALPPFACDVCDKRFTCNSKLVIHKRSHTGERLFQCNLCGKRFMQLISLQFHQRTHTGERPYTCDVCQKQFTQKSYLKCHKRSHTGEKPFECKDCKKVFTYRGSLKEHQRTHSGEKPYKCSKCPRAFGRLKLLRRHQKTHPEATSH; via the exons ATGGCTGCAAATTGCACATCCTCATGGCGTCAGAGAGAACCCTGCAACAGACCTGGGTTGGAGCTGCCACGGTCTATGGCATCCTCAGAAACTCAACTTGGAAATCACGACATGGACCCTGAGATTTCTCACGTGAACTTCAGGATGTTCACCTGCCCGAAGGAGTCGGACCCCATCCAGGCTCTGAGGAAACTCACTGAGCTGTGCCATCTGTGGCTGAGGCCCGACCTCCACACCAAAGAGCAGATCCTGGACATGCTGGTGATGGAGCAGTTCATGATCTCCATGCCCCAGGAGCTCCAGGTCTTAGTCATGATGAATGGCGTGCAGAGCTGCAAAGACCTGGAGGACCTGCTGCGAAATAACAGAAGACCCAAGAAATGG tCTGTAGTCACCTTCCACGGAAAGGAATATATTGTACAGGACTCAGATGTTGAGATGGCTGAAGGCCCTGCCAGTGTCAGGGATGATCCGAGGGACATGTCCAGCCAGCGGGCCTCCTCTGTGAACCAGACGCATCCGGGGGAAGGCCAGGCCCGCCGAGAGCTGCAGACCCTGCCCAGGGTCCCTGCACTGTTCAGGAGGCAG GGAGAGGACTATCTGCTACACAAGAGTATTGACGTAAAAGGTGACCCAAAGTCTCCGGGACCCAAGCTGACCTTGGAGAAGGATCTGAAGGAAAACAGGGAAGAGAACCCAGGACTTACATCCCCagagcctcagcttccaaagCGTCCCA ATCTGGTGAGagcaaaggaggagaaggaaccCCCAAAAATAGCCGCTGTGGAAAATGTGGATGCCGACACACCTTCTGCCTGCGTTGTGGAGAGAGAAGCTTCGACTCACAGTGGGAACAGAGGAGACACTCCGAATCTCAGAGGTCCCAAAAGAAGCAAACGGGACGCCTCCTCCATTTCCCAAGAAGAACCTCAAGGAGGAGCCACACCTGTGGGCAACAGAGAATCCCCGGGACAAGCTGGGATGAATTCAATTCATTCCCCAGGCCCTGCGAGCCCAGTCAGTCACCCCGATGGCCAAGAAGCCAAGGCACTGCCGCCCTTTGCATGTGACGTGTGCGATAAGAGGTTTACCTGTAATTCCAAGCTAGTCATCCACAAGAGATCACACACCGGAGAGAGACTCTTTCAATGTAATCTCTGTGGGAAGCGTTTCATGCAGCTCATTAGCCTCCAATTTCACCAGCGAACCCACACCGGCGAGAGGCCCTACACGTGTGACGTCTGCCAGAAGCAGTTCACCCAGAAGTCCTACCTGAAGTGTCACAAGAGAAGCCACACAGGGGAGAAGCCCTTCGAATGTAAAGACTGCAAGAAGGTTTTCACCTACAGGGGGAGCCTGAAGGAGCACCAGCGCACCCACTCcggagagaaaccctataaatgcTCCAAGTGTCCAAGAGCCTTCGGTCGGCTGAAATTGTTAAGACGCCACCAGAAAACACATCCAGAAGCCACTTCTCATTGA
- the LOC102115098 gene encoding zinc finger and SCAN domain-containing protein 5A isoform X3, whose amino-acid sequence MAANCTSSWRQREPCNRPGLELPRSMASSETQLGNHDMDPEISHVNFRMFTCPKESDPIQALRKLTELCHLWLRPDLHTKEQILDMLVMEQFMISMPQELQVLVMMNGVQSCKDLEDLLRNNRRPKKWSVVTFHGKEYIVQDSDVEMAEGPASVRDDPRDMSSQRASSVNQTHPGEGQARRELQTLPRVPALFRRQGEDYLLHKSIDVKGDPKSPGPKLTLEKDLKENREENPGLTSPEPQLPKRPTDLVRAKEEKEPPKIAAVENVDADTPSACVVEREASTHSGNRGDTPNLRGPKRSKRDASSISQEEPQGGATPVGNRESPGQAGMNSIHSPGPASPVSHPDGQEAKALPPFACDVCDKRFTCNSKLVIHKRSHTGERLFQCNLCGKRFMQLISLQFHQRTHTGERPYTCDVCQKQFTQKSYLKCHKRSHTGEKPFECKDCKKVFTYRGSLKEHQRTHSGEKPYKCSKCPRAFGRLKLLRRHQKTHPEATSH is encoded by the exons ATGGCTGCAAATTGCACATCCTCATGGCGTCAGAGAGAACCCTGCAACAGACCTGGGTTGGAGCTGCCACGGTCTATGGCATCCTCAGAAACTCAACTTGGAAATCACGACATGGACCCTGAGATTTCTCACGTGAACTTCAGGATGTTCACCTGCCCGAAGGAGTCGGACCCCATCCAGGCTCTGAGGAAACTCACTGAGCTGTGCCATCTGTGGCTGAGGCCCGACCTCCACACCAAAGAGCAGATCCTGGACATGCTGGTGATGGAGCAGTTCATGATCTCCATGCCCCAGGAGCTCCAGGTCTTAGTCATGATGAATGGCGTGCAGAGCTGCAAAGACCTGGAGGACCTGCTGCGAAATAACAGAAGACCCAAGAAATGG tCTGTAGTCACCTTCCACGGAAAGGAATATATTGTACAGGACTCAGATGTTGAGATGGCTGAAGGCCCTGCCAGTGTCAGGGATGATCCGAGGGACATGTCCAGCCAGCGGGCCTCCTCTGTGAACCAGACGCATCCGGGGGAAGGCCAGGCCCGCCGAGAGCTGCAGACCCTGCCCAGGGTCCCTGCACTGTTCAGGAGGCAG GGAGAGGACTATCTGCTACACAAGAGTATTGACGTAAAAGGTGACCCAAAGTCTCCGGGACCCAAGCTGACCTTGGAGAAGGATCTGAAGGAAAACAGGGAAGAGAACCCAGGACTTACATCCCCagagcctcagcttccaaagCGTCCCA CAGATCTGGTGAGagcaaaggaggagaaggaaccCCCAAAAATAGCCGCTGTGGAAAATGTGGATGCCGACACACCTTCTGCCTGCGTTGTGGAGAGAGAAGCTTCGACTCACAGTGGGAACAGAGGAGACACTCCGAATCTCAGAGGTCCCAAAAGAAGCAAACGGGACGCCTCCTCCATTTCCCAAGAAGAACCTCAAGGAGGAGCCACACCTGTGGGCAACAGAGAATCCCCGGGACAAGCTGGGATGAATTCAATTCATTCCCCAGGCCCTGCGAGCCCAGTCAGTCACCCCGATGGCCAAGAAGCCAAGGCACTGCCGCCCTTTGCATGTGACGTGTGCGATAAGAGGTTTACCTGTAATTCCAAGCTAGTCATCCACAAGAGATCACACACCGGAGAGAGACTCTTTCAATGTAATCTCTGTGGGAAGCGTTTCATGCAGCTCATTAGCCTCCAATTTCACCAGCGAACCCACACCGGCGAGAGGCCCTACACGTGTGACGTCTGCCAGAAGCAGTTCACCCAGAAGTCCTACCTGAAGTGTCACAAGAGAAGCCACACAGGGGAGAAGCCCTTCGAATGTAAAGACTGCAAGAAGGTTTTCACCTACAGGGGGAGCCTGAAGGAGCACCAGCGCACCCACTCcggagagaaaccctataaatgcTCCAAGTGTCCAAGAGCCTTCGGTCGGCTGAAATTGTTAAGACGCCACCAGAAAACACATCCAGAAGCCACTTCTCATTGA
- the LOC102115098 gene encoding zinc finger and SCAN domain-containing protein 5A isoform X1 produces the protein MIVRPPQPRETPQESRNVPSATSCWRQASHSPAQMQGDGNPTPPLDEDVTRLNRSDMAANCTSSWRQREPCNRPGLELPRSMASSETQLGNHDMDPEISHVNFRMFTCPKESDPIQALRKLTELCHLWLRPDLHTKEQILDMLVMEQFMISMPQELQVLVMMNGVQSCKDLEDLLRNNRRPKKWSVVTFHGKEYIVQDSDVEMAEGPASVRDDPRDMSSQRASSVNQTHPGEGQARRELQTLPRVPALFRRQGEDYLLHKSIDVKGDPKSPGPKLTLEKDLKENREENPGLTSPEPQLPKRPTDLVRAKEEKEPPKIAAVENVDADTPSACVVEREASTHSGNRGDTPNLRGPKRSKRDASSISQEEPQGGATPVGNRESPGQAGMNSIHSPGPASPVSHPDGQEAKALPPFACDVCDKRFTCNSKLVIHKRSHTGERLFQCNLCGKRFMQLISLQFHQRTHTGERPYTCDVCQKQFTQKSYLKCHKRSHTGEKPFECKDCKKVFTYRGSLKEHQRTHSGEKPYKCSKCPRAFGRLKLLRRHQKTHPEATSH, from the exons ATATGGCTGCAAATTGCACATCCTCATGGCGTCAGAGAGAACCCTGCAACAGACCTGGGTTGGAGCTGCCACGGTCTATGGCATCCTCAGAAACTCAACTTGGAAATCACGACATGGACCCTGAGATTTCTCACGTGAACTTCAGGATGTTCACCTGCCCGAAGGAGTCGGACCCCATCCAGGCTCTGAGGAAACTCACTGAGCTGTGCCATCTGTGGCTGAGGCCCGACCTCCACACCAAAGAGCAGATCCTGGACATGCTGGTGATGGAGCAGTTCATGATCTCCATGCCCCAGGAGCTCCAGGTCTTAGTCATGATGAATGGCGTGCAGAGCTGCAAAGACCTGGAGGACCTGCTGCGAAATAACAGAAGACCCAAGAAATGG tCTGTAGTCACCTTCCACGGAAAGGAATATATTGTACAGGACTCAGATGTTGAGATGGCTGAAGGCCCTGCCAGTGTCAGGGATGATCCGAGGGACATGTCCAGCCAGCGGGCCTCCTCTGTGAACCAGACGCATCCGGGGGAAGGCCAGGCCCGCCGAGAGCTGCAGACCCTGCCCAGGGTCCCTGCACTGTTCAGGAGGCAG GGAGAGGACTATCTGCTACACAAGAGTATTGACGTAAAAGGTGACCCAAAGTCTCCGGGACCCAAGCTGACCTTGGAGAAGGATCTGAAGGAAAACAGGGAAGAGAACCCAGGACTTACATCCCCagagcctcagcttccaaagCGTCCCA CAGATCTGGTGAGagcaaaggaggagaaggaaccCCCAAAAATAGCCGCTGTGGAAAATGTGGATGCCGACACACCTTCTGCCTGCGTTGTGGAGAGAGAAGCTTCGACTCACAGTGGGAACAGAGGAGACACTCCGAATCTCAGAGGTCCCAAAAGAAGCAAACGGGACGCCTCCTCCATTTCCCAAGAAGAACCTCAAGGAGGAGCCACACCTGTGGGCAACAGAGAATCCCCGGGACAAGCTGGGATGAATTCAATTCATTCCCCAGGCCCTGCGAGCCCAGTCAGTCACCCCGATGGCCAAGAAGCCAAGGCACTGCCGCCCTTTGCATGTGACGTGTGCGATAAGAGGTTTACCTGTAATTCCAAGCTAGTCATCCACAAGAGATCACACACCGGAGAGAGACTCTTTCAATGTAATCTCTGTGGGAAGCGTTTCATGCAGCTCATTAGCCTCCAATTTCACCAGCGAACCCACACCGGCGAGAGGCCCTACACGTGTGACGTCTGCCAGAAGCAGTTCACCCAGAAGTCCTACCTGAAGTGTCACAAGAGAAGCCACACAGGGGAGAAGCCCTTCGAATGTAAAGACTGCAAGAAGGTTTTCACCTACAGGGGGAGCCTGAAGGAGCACCAGCGCACCCACTCcggagagaaaccctataaatgcTCCAAGTGTCCAAGAGCCTTCGGTCGGCTGAAATTGTTAAGACGCCACCAGAAAACACATCCAGAAGCCACTTCTCATTGA
- the LOC102115098 gene encoding zinc finger and SCAN domain-containing protein 5A isoform X2, protein MIVRPPQPRETPQESRNVPSATSCWRQASHSPAQMQGDGNPTPPLDEDVTRLNRSDMAANCTSSWRQREPCNRPGLELPRSMASSETQLGNHDMDPEISHVNFRMFTCPKESDPIQALRKLTELCHLWLRPDLHTKEQILDMLVMEQFMISMPQELQVLVMMNGVQSCKDLEDLLRNNRRPKKWSVVTFHGKEYIVQDSDVEMAEGPASVRDDPRDMSSQRASSVNQTHPGEGQARRELQTLPRVPALFRRQGEDYLLHKSIDVKGDPKSPGPKLTLEKDLKENREENPGLTSPEPQLPKRPNLVRAKEEKEPPKIAAVENVDADTPSACVVEREASTHSGNRGDTPNLRGPKRSKRDASSISQEEPQGGATPVGNRESPGQAGMNSIHSPGPASPVSHPDGQEAKALPPFACDVCDKRFTCNSKLVIHKRSHTGERLFQCNLCGKRFMQLISLQFHQRTHTGERPYTCDVCQKQFTQKSYLKCHKRSHTGEKPFECKDCKKVFTYRGSLKEHQRTHSGEKPYKCSKCPRAFGRLKLLRRHQKTHPEATSH, encoded by the exons ATATGGCTGCAAATTGCACATCCTCATGGCGTCAGAGAGAACCCTGCAACAGACCTGGGTTGGAGCTGCCACGGTCTATGGCATCCTCAGAAACTCAACTTGGAAATCACGACATGGACCCTGAGATTTCTCACGTGAACTTCAGGATGTTCACCTGCCCGAAGGAGTCGGACCCCATCCAGGCTCTGAGGAAACTCACTGAGCTGTGCCATCTGTGGCTGAGGCCCGACCTCCACACCAAAGAGCAGATCCTGGACATGCTGGTGATGGAGCAGTTCATGATCTCCATGCCCCAGGAGCTCCAGGTCTTAGTCATGATGAATGGCGTGCAGAGCTGCAAAGACCTGGAGGACCTGCTGCGAAATAACAGAAGACCCAAGAAATGG tCTGTAGTCACCTTCCACGGAAAGGAATATATTGTACAGGACTCAGATGTTGAGATGGCTGAAGGCCCTGCCAGTGTCAGGGATGATCCGAGGGACATGTCCAGCCAGCGGGCCTCCTCTGTGAACCAGACGCATCCGGGGGAAGGCCAGGCCCGCCGAGAGCTGCAGACCCTGCCCAGGGTCCCTGCACTGTTCAGGAGGCAG GGAGAGGACTATCTGCTACACAAGAGTATTGACGTAAAAGGTGACCCAAAGTCTCCGGGACCCAAGCTGACCTTGGAGAAGGATCTGAAGGAAAACAGGGAAGAGAACCCAGGACTTACATCCCCagagcctcagcttccaaagCGTCCCA ATCTGGTGAGagcaaaggaggagaaggaaccCCCAAAAATAGCCGCTGTGGAAAATGTGGATGCCGACACACCTTCTGCCTGCGTTGTGGAGAGAGAAGCTTCGACTCACAGTGGGAACAGAGGAGACACTCCGAATCTCAGAGGTCCCAAAAGAAGCAAACGGGACGCCTCCTCCATTTCCCAAGAAGAACCTCAAGGAGGAGCCACACCTGTGGGCAACAGAGAATCCCCGGGACAAGCTGGGATGAATTCAATTCATTCCCCAGGCCCTGCGAGCCCAGTCAGTCACCCCGATGGCCAAGAAGCCAAGGCACTGCCGCCCTTTGCATGTGACGTGTGCGATAAGAGGTTTACCTGTAATTCCAAGCTAGTCATCCACAAGAGATCACACACCGGAGAGAGACTCTTTCAATGTAATCTCTGTGGGAAGCGTTTCATGCAGCTCATTAGCCTCCAATTTCACCAGCGAACCCACACCGGCGAGAGGCCCTACACGTGTGACGTCTGCCAGAAGCAGTTCACCCAGAAGTCCTACCTGAAGTGTCACAAGAGAAGCCACACAGGGGAGAAGCCCTTCGAATGTAAAGACTGCAAGAAGGTTTTCACCTACAGGGGGAGCCTGAAGGAGCACCAGCGCACCCACTCcggagagaaaccctataaatgcTCCAAGTGTCCAAGAGCCTTCGGTCGGCTGAAATTGTTAAGACGCCACCAGAAAACACATCCAGAAGCCACTTCTCATTGA